The proteins below come from a single Puniceicoccaceae bacterium genomic window:
- a CDS encoding pentapeptide repeat-containing protein, giving the protein MNKRTRPSTPPFFQRLRKRMGLGERVPKCQWERPELETQVDETLRKILLELEQQWQTLERNRAREALFTSIFRRHSGRMLLDSLSPFRLTRRLETLFVSLLERARDPWPVEESLAVLDGLVARMVAKRLTLVVVGLFTVVPAVGSLVLLAQQNRHMIEQSRVEAAYQLGAIRKSMLEVINGTAPQWVNEGGTPTRVALPTYHKRIREEAFGTFVSVDKQRWSRGERAALPPTRWVDLRGSNLAGLVLGSAIGLVEDQDEDDLSRLYLADANLRQTRFLRSSLTGSVFRNAQADGLQISSADATYCDFSHMHAPGAGFLWESHRSEPLDLSHASFDGAMLQGAWFDQAMVSQASFHGTALSGVTFHAGFMVDVDLSTADLGEGIHFSESMVHRTRVHTDQRAKITLPSFCEYEATDDPDLWLIQTDPVAYESWWEQQQAAMEAAVEQERQEFESR; this is encoded by the coding sequence ATGAATAAGCGGACCCGCCCATCAACCCCTCCCTTTTTTCAGCGACTGCGAAAGCGCATGGGTCTTGGCGAACGCGTGCCGAAGTGCCAGTGGGAGCGACCGGAGTTGGAAACGCAGGTGGACGAGACCCTGCGGAAAATTCTGCTGGAACTGGAGCAACAATGGCAGACCCTCGAGCGGAACCGGGCGAGGGAGGCACTCTTCACATCCATATTTCGCCGCCATTCGGGCCGCATGCTGCTGGACAGCCTCTCTCCCTTTCGGCTGACCCGACGACTGGAAACACTCTTTGTTTCCCTGCTCGAGCGTGCCCGCGACCCATGGCCCGTCGAAGAAAGCCTGGCAGTGCTGGACGGACTGGTTGCCCGCATGGTTGCAAAGCGGCTCACCCTGGTGGTGGTGGGACTCTTCACGGTGGTTCCAGCGGTCGGTTCGCTGGTTCTGTTGGCCCAGCAGAATCGCCACATGATCGAGCAATCCCGCGTGGAGGCGGCCTACCAGCTCGGAGCCATTCGCAAAAGCATGCTGGAGGTCATCAACGGTACGGCTCCCCAGTGGGTCAACGAAGGTGGTACCCCGACGCGTGTAGCGTTGCCGACCTATCACAAACGCATTCGGGAAGAGGCGTTTGGGACCTTTGTGTCCGTGGACAAGCAGCGCTGGTCGAGGGGCGAGCGCGCGGCACTGCCGCCGACGCGCTGGGTGGACCTTCGCGGCTCCAATCTGGCGGGTCTGGTGCTTGGCAGTGCCATCGGGCTGGTGGAAGACCAGGACGAGGATGACCTGTCTCGACTCTATCTGGCGGATGCAAACCTGCGGCAGACGCGGTTTCTGCGGTCGAGCCTGACGGGCAGTGTTTTTCGAAATGCTCAGGCCGATGGCCTGCAGATCTCAAGTGCGGATGCCACCTACTGCGATTTCAGCCACATGCATGCTCCGGGAGCGGGGTTTTTATGGGAAAGTCATCGCTCGGAGCCGCTGGATCTATCCCATGCAAGCTTTGACGGAGCCATGCTGCAGGGCGCATGGTTTGACCAGGCCATGGTATCGCAAGCTTCGTTTCACGGTACAGCTCTATCGGGTGTGACCTTCCACGCGGGTTTCATGGTGGATGTGGATTTGAGCACTGCGGATTTGGGAGAGGGCATTCATTTCTCGGAAAGCATGGTGCACCGGACGCGAGTGCATACGGATCAGCGCGCGAAAATTACGCTTCCCTCCTTTTGCGAGTATGAAGCGACTGATGATCCCGACCTTTGGCTGATCCAGACGGATCCTGTTGCATACGAGAGCTGGTGGGAGCAGCAGCAGGCTGCCATGGAAGCCGCAGTGGAGCAGGAGCGGCAGGAGTTTGAATCCCGTTAG
- a CDS encoding BrnT family toxin, whose product MEFEYDPEKSRNNAGKHGIDFVAGQALWADSGLLVLHSRYPEESRYLAIGKIGDLHWTAVFTERGERVRLISIRRSRQEERNLYEQNQPEQF is encoded by the coding sequence ATGGAGTTCGAATATGATCCGGAAAAATCCCGCAACAATGCCGGGAAGCACGGAATCGATTTTGTTGCCGGGCAGGCATTGTGGGCAGATTCAGGGCTGTTAGTACTTCATTCCCGCTATCCGGAGGAGTCTCGTTATCTGGCGATTGGGAAGATTGGAGATCTACACTGGACAGCGGTATTCACTGAACGCGGCGAACGGGTGCGGCTGATCAGTATCCGTAGAAGCCGACAAGAGGAAAGGAATCTTTATGAGCAAAACCAACCAGAACAATTTTGA
- a CDS encoding pentapeptide repeat-containing protein: MDTSQFEEQGMDREVTIERILFLQKELAKRDKASREPGQQWKRLVRLFKLVVVYFILGRRLSRALADLIRVVKERKRPYLGSELARALDAASRKVMGYKRWLLLLGIMAALPGFVSVVLLWQQNQVVKHAKIDRLADLRNQQRVELLTTIYQTHDKSEAGLLTTPVFSASNRRQAVLELIHLDAGRLEQRGEADGLNLNRMVDLSVAPLNDIDFSTIPGELAWSFQNIGFVNSNFENTSFRGCHFENVWFSHAQLYGTDFRTATFMDVDFSNARIVGADFRGAEFLRCHFGGAQSDESTRWPDDFDPTAAGALKLKDHE; this comes from the coding sequence ATGGACACATCGCAGTTTGAGGAGCAGGGCATGGACCGGGAGGTCACGATTGAGCGCATCCTGTTTCTTCAGAAGGAACTCGCGAAACGGGACAAGGCATCAAGGGAACCCGGTCAGCAGTGGAAACGGCTGGTTCGCCTGTTCAAGCTGGTCGTCGTGTATTTCATCCTCGGACGTCGCCTCAGTCGGGCGCTGGCGGATTTGATTCGGGTGGTGAAGGAACGCAAGCGACCCTATCTCGGGAGCGAACTTGCGCGTGCGCTGGATGCGGCGAGTCGCAAAGTGATGGGGTACAAACGCTGGTTACTGCTTCTCGGAATCATGGCGGCGCTTCCGGGGTTTGTTTCAGTGGTATTGTTGTGGCAGCAAAATCAGGTGGTCAAGCATGCGAAGATTGATCGTCTTGCCGACCTGCGCAATCAGCAACGCGTGGAGCTGCTGACCACTATCTATCAGACCCACGATAAATCGGAAGCAGGACTGCTGACGACACCGGTCTTCAGTGCCAGCAACCGACGTCAGGCGGTCTTGGAATTGATTCATTTGGATGCGGGAAGGCTGGAGCAGCGCGGTGAGGCCGATGGGTTGAATCTGAACCGCATGGTGGATCTGTCCGTTGCACCGCTCAACGACATCGATTTTTCGACGATCCCGGGAGAGCTTGCGTGGAGTTTTCAGAACATTGGGTTTGTGAACAGTAACTTTGAAAACACCTCCTTTCGTGGGTGTCATTTTGAAAACGTCTGGTTCAGTCACGCTCAATTGTATGGAACCGACTTTCGCACGGCGACATTCATGGATGTGGATTTTTCGAATGCCCGCATCGTCGGAGCGGACTTTCGGGGAGCGGAGTTCTTGCGCTGCCATTTCGGAGGGGCGCAGTCTGACGAGAGCACGCGATGGCCGGATGATTTTGATCCGACCGCAGCAGGTGCGTTGAAATTGAAGGACCATGAATAA
- a CDS encoding type I restriction-modification enzyme R subunit C-terminal domain-containing protein, whose product MEDKSLTSNQIRFIELIIDQLSARGVIESGSLYEPPFNSLHEGGPDVLFSGNEKVIEGVFQTLETLKDDLTRNA is encoded by the coding sequence TTGGAAGACAAATCCCTCACCAGCAATCAAATCCGATTCATTGAATTGATCATCGATCAGCTCAGCGCCCGGGGCGTCATCGAGTCCGGATCGCTGTATGAACCTCCCTTCAACAGCTTGCACGAAGGCGGCCCGGATGTGCTTTTTTCGGGAAACGAGAAAGTCATCGAAGGCGTGTTTCAAACCCTCGAAACCCTCAAAGACGATCTCACACGAAATGCCTGA
- a CDS encoding PIN domain-containing protein yields the protein MRVFLDANVIFAASKQDSQVARLFDLITARAIPITSDYALEEAARNITIKRPDWTQRLDIIISKFEIVGTGRFDLPVDLAEKDAPILCSAVRNKCDYLVTGDKRDFGHLYGQNVKDVTIVDLVTLADILLRS from the coding sequence ATGCGCGTATTTCTTGATGCCAATGTCATATTCGCCGCTTCCAAACAGGACAGCCAGGTTGCCAGACTGTTTGATCTGATCACCGCAAGGGCAATACCGATCACCAGTGATTACGCTTTGGAGGAAGCTGCACGCAACATCACAATCAAAAGGCCTGATTGGACTCAGCGATTGGATATCATCATTTCCAAGTTCGAAATCGTAGGTACTGGCCGTTTTGATTTGCCCGTTGATCTTGCTGAGAAAGACGCTCCGATCCTGTGTTCTGCAGTCCGGAACAAATGCGATTACCTCGTAACGGGCGATAAACGGGATTTCGGGCATTTATACGGGCAAAATGTCAAAGATGTGACGATTGTGGACCTCGTAACGCTCGCTG
- a CDS encoding AbrB/MazE/SpoVT family DNA-binding domain-containing protein, whose product MLEKVTIGRRGAITIPSKIRHSFGMKQNDQLILETTEEGILLRPSISLPIEFYSEDRIEEFFSAEEVLKQKFEEHES is encoded by the coding sequence ATGTTAGAAAAAGTGACCATCGGGCGCCGTGGAGCGATAACGATACCGTCCAAGATCAGGCATTCATTTGGCATGAAACAAAATGACCAGCTTATCCTTGAAACCACGGAAGAGGGTATTTTGCTGCGCCCGTCCATCAGTCTTCCTATTGAATTCTACTCAGAAGACCGTATTGAGGAATTCTTCAGCGCAGAAGAGGTGTTGAAACAGAAGTTTGAAGAGCATGAGTCCTGA